Genomic window (Wenzhouxiangella marina):
TTGCCGAGGCTGCCGGCCAGGCCACAGCCGACGGCCTTGACCAGGGCTTCGCGCGCGGTCCACTGGTTGAGAAAGCAGGACGAACGCTCGGGCTCGTCTAGCTGATCGATTCGCTCGCAGTCCGGGCCGCTGAAGTAGCGCCGGGCCAGGTCACCGGCACGGCGCATTTCGCGCTCGGCCTCGATGTCCACGCCCACCTCCTGATCGCGAACCAGGCCGATGGCCAGCCAGCGATCGGAATGCGAGACGTTGAAACTCAGGCCACTGTCCTCATGAACGCCCCCGAGGCGCGGTTTGTCGTTGCGGTCGGACTGGATGACCTGGACATCCTTGCCCGGCAGGCCCAGGTAGCTGCCCAGCAGCAGACGCAACACGAAGCGCTGCTGGATGCGACGCTTGAGCACGCGCTCCTTGCGCGTCAGCCCGGAAGGCCCGGCCTCCAGGGGCAGCTCGTCGAGATCGGTCAGCCAGAGATGGACCTGCCCGGCCCGCGGCAGAGCCCGGCGACGAAGCGGCAGGGGCACGGACTGCCAGCGCCTCATGGCTCGGCCTTCCAGACCCGAGCCACGCCGAAGGCGCCGTGCGACCTCGCCGTCTCCAGGTCCTCGCATTCCGAAGCCAGCACGGGCAGCGGCGACTGGGCAACTCGGGCTTCGAAGTCGCCCCAGCCTGCCTCCACCGGCAGACAGATCAGATCGGCGTCGATCTCGCCGGCCTGCTCGAGCTCGGCCGCAGTTCTGACCGCCACCACGACCAGACGATCATGCGGCAGTGGACGCGCCTCGAGCGAATTCAGGACGCCTGAACTCAGGCACACCCCATCGGCGCCCAGGCGCTCGGCCAGAGCCGGTTCGCCGTTGAGCAGCCAGCGCGCGCCAGCGCGCCGAGCCAGCTCACCACAGCGGCCAGCCACGGATTCCAGAAGGGCGGGATCGACACGATCGGCATTCAGTTCGAGGAAACGCTGGCCCGCGTCCAGACGCGCCTGCCAGTCGCCCAGGAAGGCCTCACCGGAATCGAAGGCATCGAAGCCCGGATCCCGCAGAAAGCACGGTTGGAGATCGAGGACCTGCAGCATCGGACGGTCGGCCGCCGGCATCGGCAGGCGGCGGGCGTCGGTCAGGGAATACCAGTCGACCGCCTGGCCCTCCCGGCCGTGCGCTTCCCCATGCCAGGCATCCACCGTCCGGATCAGCAGGCGGACGGTCTTGCCGGGATAGTGATGGGTCAGGCTGAGCAGGGGCTCGGAGTGATCGACCTCGATACCCAGCTCCTCGTGCAGCTCACGCACCAGGGCCTGATGCGGCGATTCGCCGGGCTCGCACTTGCCCCCGGGAAACTCCCAGAGGCCGGCCAGATGCTTGCCTTCCGGCCGTCGGGCCAACAGCATGCGGCCGCGCTCGTCGCGAATCACGGCCGCGGCGACGAGCACTTCGGCACGCGCCATGGGCTCAGGCAGGGAACTCATCGCCGGGCCGGACGAGCCGACTCGCAGTCGAGTTCAGGCAAGCGGGCTTCAGCCCAGCTTGCCGTGGCACTGCTTGTACTTCTTGCCCGACCCGCAGGGACAGGGCTCATTGCGTCCGACCTTGCGGCCGTCACGCACGACCGTGTCCGGCTTGAGCTGGGGCTGCGGCTGCCCGTCCGGCGCCCGCTGCGGCTGCGGAGAACCGCCCTGGGCGTCCGCGTGCTGGAACTGCATCGGCGTCTCGCGGCGCTGGGCGTCCACGGCGCTCACGTCGTCCTGGCCCTTGACCTGGACCCGAGCGAGCACCTTCATCACCTCGTGCTTCATCGAATCGAGCATTTCGGTGAACATCTCGAAGCCTTCGCGCTTGTACTCCTGCTGGGGCTTCTTCTGGGCGAAGCTGCGCAGGCTGATGCCACGGCGCAGGTAGTCCATGCTCGCCAGGTGCTCTTTCCACTGCTGATCGAGGATCGAGAGCATGACCGCCTTCTCGAACTGGCGCATGACCTCCGGACCCGTCATTTCTTCCTTGGCCTGGTAGTGGGCCTCGACGATTTCCATCATGCGCTCGTGCAGCTCTTCGGCCGTGAGTTCGTCGTCTTCTTCCACCCATCGACGGACCGGGACATCGATGCCGAAGTCACCCTCGAGCGCCTTCTCCAGCCCCTCGGGATCCCACATGTCGTCGATCGAGCCGGGCGGGAAGAAGCGCGCGAACAGACCGTCGAAGACCTCGGCGCGGATCGATTCGATGGTCTCGCTGATGTCGTCGGCCTCCATCAGCTCATCGCGCTGGGAGTAGATCACGCGGCGCTGATCATTGGCCACGTCGTCGTACTCGAGCAGGTTCTTGCGCATGTCGAAGTTGTGCGACTCGACCTTGCGCTGGGCGTTCTCGATCGCCCGGGTGACCCAGGGGTGCTCGATGGCTTCGCCCTTGTCCATGCCCAGCTTCTGCATCATCGCGCCCATCCGCTCGGAGGCGAAGATGCGCATCAGATTGTCTTCCAGCGACAGGTAGAAGCGGCTCGAGCCCGGGTCACCCTGACGGCCGGAGCGGCCGCGCAGCTGGTTGTCGATGCGACGGGATTCGTGGCGTTCCGTGCCGATGATGTGCAGGCCGCCGGCGTCGAGAACCTCCTGATGCCGCTTCACCCAGGCTTCCTTCGCCTTGGCCCGATCGGCCTCGGAGACGTTCTCGCCCATCTCGGCCAGCTCGGCTTCGAAGTTGCCACCCAGCACGATATCCGTGCCTCGACCGGCCATGTTGGTGGCGATGGTCACCGCACCCGGACGACCGGCCTGCGCCACGATATGGGCTTCGCGCTCGTGCTGCTTGGCGTTCAGGACCTCGTGGGGCACCTTGGCCTTCTTCAGGGCCTTGGAGATCAGCTCGGAGGTTTCGATCGAGGTCGTACCGACCAGCACCGGCTGGCCCTTGGCGACGCGCTCGCGGATGTCCTCGATGATGGCGTCGTACTTCTCGGCCTTGGTCAGGAAGACCAGATCGGCCCGATCGTCACGGACCATCGGGCGATGGGTCGGAATGACCACCACTTCGAGGTTGTAGATGTTCTGGAACTCGTAGGCCTCCGTGTCGGCCGTTCCGGTCATGCCGGCCAGCTTCTCGTAGAGGCGGAAGTAGTTCTGGAAGGTGATCGACGCCAGGGTCTGGTTCTCGCGCTGGATCGGCACGTTTTCCTTGGCTTCCACGGCCTGGTGGAGACCCTCGGACCAGCGCCGCCCCGGCAGGGTGCGGCCGGTGAATTCATCGACGATGACCACCTCGCCGTCGCGGACGATGTAGTCCACGTCACGCGCGAACAGATGGTGCGCGCGCAGCGAGGCGTTAAGCGTATGCATCAAGGCCAGGTTGTTGGCGTGGTAGAGGCTGTCGTCTTCCTTCAGCATGCCGGCCTTGACCAGCAGGTCTTCGACCTTGGCCATGCCGTCCTCGGTCAGGTAGACCTGCTTGACCTTCTCGTCGACGCTGAAATCGCCCGGGCCGTCCTCTTCGGTCTGCGGGACCAGGTGCGGCACGATCTTGTTCATCTTCACGTAGACCTCCGGACCCTCGTCGGCCGGGCCGGAGATGATCAGGGGCGTGCGCGCCTCGTCGATCAGGATGGAGTCGACCTCGTCGACGATGGCGAAGAAGCGGCCGCGCTGGACGCGCTGCTCCAGCTTGAAGGCCATGTTGTCGCGCAGATAGTCGAAGCCGAACTCGTTGTTGGTGCCGTAGGTGACGTCGGCCGCATAGGCCGCTCGCTTGGCCGCCGGGGTCATGCCGGGCACCGACACGCCCACGGTCAGGCCAAGGGCTTCGTAGAGCGGGGTCATCCACTCGGCGTCTCGGCGAGCCAGGTAATCGTTGACCGTGACCACGTGCACGCCCTTGTCGGCGATCGTGTTCAGATACACCGCCAGGGTGGCCATCAGGGTCTTGCCCTCACCGGTCTTCATTTCGGCGATCTTGCCCTGATGCAGCACCATGCCGCCGATCAGCTGGACATCGTAATGTCGAAGCCCGAGAGTCCGCACCGAGGCCTCACGGGCCACGGCGAAGGCCTCGGGCAGCAAGTCGTCGAGGCTGGCGCCGTCGCGGTGGCGCTGGCGGAATTCCTCGGTCTTGGCCTTGAGGGCGTCATCGGAGAGTTCCTTGAACTCGGCCTCGAGGGCGTTGATGGCCTCGACGTCCTTTTCCAGACGCTTGATCAGGCGGTCATTCCGACTGCCGACGATTTTGGTGATCAGGGTTTTGAACATGCAGAATCCGGTCGCAAAGCGCTCGACGATGATCTAGATTGAAGAATTCAACTTGGGGACGGACAGAGGCGGCCGCAAGCGGTCAGCCAAACATTGTAACGGAAGCCCGAGGGCCACTGCAGACCGCGACAGGAACCGCCCCGAGCCTTCGCTTTCCGATACCATCGTCAGGCATGAAGGATCGTCCCGAACGAAGTGCCGTCGAGGTGGCCAGCGGTGACCGCCGCCTGAGCGCCCTGCTGCGGGCGGCACAAGCCTATGAGTCGCTGGATCAACGCGTGCAACCGGTGCTCAGCCCGATGTGCCGAGGGCATGTCCGCGTGGCCTGCGTGGAAGACGGCTGCCTGGTACTCGCGGCCGAGTCGCCGACCTGGGCGGCCCGCGCCCGGCTGGAAGCGGAAAACTGCCTCGATGCGGCGCGCCAGATCTGGCCGCGACCGATCGATTCCGTTCGGGTGGTGGTGCTCAGGCCGGCGGCCTGAGCGAGGCAAGGCCGGGATCGGACCCGGCCGGTCGAGCAATCAGATGGCCTGGGCCGGCTGCACGTAGGAGATCGGCGCGCGGCCGTCGTCCTGGTAGGTCACCTCTTCCCAGGCGCTGGCGTCGGCCAGCAGGGTACGCAGGAGCTGGTTGTTGAGCTCATGCCCCGACTTGTAGCCGGTGAAGGTGCCGATGGGGTTGCGACCCATCAGATACAGATCGCCGATGGCGTCCAGCACCTTGTGCTTGACGAACTCGTCCTCGTAGCGAAGACCGTTTTCGTTGAGCACCCGATAGTCATCGAGCACCACGGCATTGTCGAGGCTGCCGCCCAGCACCAGGTTGCGCTGGCGCAGGTACTCGATGTCGCGCATGAATCCGAAGGTCCGCGCGCGGGCGATTTCCTTCAGATAGGAGGTCGTCGAGAAGTCCATGTCGCAGTGGCAGGAACCACTGCGGATGACCGGATGGTCGAAATCGATGGTGAAATTGACGCGGAAACCGTCGAAGGGCTCGAAACGAACCCACTTGTCGCCGTCGCTGACTTCGATCGTCTTGCGCACGCGCAGGAAGCGCTTGGGCGCGCTCTGCTCGGCGATGCCCGCCGACTGGATCAGGAAGGCGAAGGGACCGGCACTGCCGTCCATGATCGGCACTTCCGAGGCGGTCAGATCCACATAGATGTTGTCGATGCCCAGACCGGCCAGGGCCGACATCAGGTGCTCGATCGTGGCCACGCGGACGCCGTCCTGGATCATCGTGGTCGACAGGGCGGTGTCACCGACCTTGTGCGGGTCGGCCTTGATCTCCACCACCGGGTCGAGATCGACGCGACGGAAGATGATGCCCGCATTGACCGGGGCCGGACGCAGGGTCATGACGACCTTCTCGCCGGTGTGCATACCCACACCGGTGGCCCGGATCACGTTCTTGAGAGTTCGCTGCTTGATCAAGGTCTGTAACCTGTCTGTGACAATGCGCCGGCGTAGGGTAGCACAACGAACGTGGCGAAAAAGCCCTTTTTCGTTGTTTTGGCAACAAGTGTTGCCCCGGCGCAACAGACTCTGTCATTCAGACGTCATCCGAAGCGCCGAAGGCAACGGCGCAGCGCCGCCGATGGCGAGCGCGGCGGCGCTGTGCCGTCTCCAGACCTTGGACCCGCCCCGGCCCGGATCATTCCATCCGGGTGACGGGGAACTCGGCGATCAGTCGGCCTGATTACGCAGGAAGGCCGGGATGTCCAGGTAGTCCATTTCCTTCTGTTCACCGAACAGCTTGCCGCTCTCGCGGCGGTCGTCCTTGCGCTCGTTGCGGGATTCGCTGTCCTCGGTGGCACGGAAGGCCGGACGGTTGTCGGTGCCGGTACGCACGACCTTCATCGGGCGCTGCTGCTCCTTGGGCTTCTGTTCGCCCAGGCCGGTGGCGACCACGGTGACGCGGATGTCGTCGGTCATCTCGGAATCGATCACCGTACCGATCACGACCGTGGCGTCCTCGCTGGCCAGATCGGCGATGGTCGTGCCGACTTCCTCGAACTCCTTCATGGTCATGTTCATGCCCGCCGTGACGTTGACCAGGATGCCGCAGGCACCATTGAGGTTGACGTCCTCGAGCAGCGGCGAACCGATGGCCGACTGGGCCGCCAGCAGGGCGCGATCTTCGCCACTGGCCGTGCCGGAGCCCATCATCGCCATGCCCATTTCGCTCATCACCGTGCGCACGTCGGCAAAGTCGACGTTGATCAGGCCCGGACGGGTGATCAGCTCGGCGATGCCCTGGACCGCGCCGGACAAGACCTGGTTGGCCGACTTGAAGGCGTTGAGCAGGGAAATCTCCGAGCCCAGCACGCTCAACAGCTTGGCGTTCGGGATGGTGATCAGGGAGTCGACGTGATGGCCCAGTTCATCGATGCCCTGCTGGGCCACGGCCAGACGGCGCTGGCCCTCGAAGGGGAAGGGCTTGGTCACCACGGCCACGGTCAGAATGCCCATGTCCTTGGCGATCTGGGCGACGACCGGCGCAGCGCCGGTCCCGGTACCACCGCCCATCCCGGCAGTGATGAAGACCATGTCCGAACCGGACAGCATCTCGCTGACCCGCTCGCGGTCCTCGAGCGCGGCCTGACGGCCGACTTCCGGGTTGGCACCGGCACCCAGACCCTTGGTCACACCCGAGCCGATCTGCAGGGTGGACTTGCCCGAGAAATTGCGCAGGGCCTGTGCGTCGGTGTTGACGCAGATGAACTCGACGCCCTCGATGGCCGATTCGACCATCTGGTTGACGGCGTTGCCGCCGCCACCGCCGATACCGACGACCTTGATGGTCGCTCCCGGGGTGTAGTTTTCGATCAATTCAAAAGGCATGTTGGATCTCCTTACAAGCTCGCCATATCAACAACAACCATCGAACCGAACGGGTCGACGGCATGGGCCTTCTTGGTGGGCCCTTGTGCCGCCGCCCTGCAACGGTCCGAATCTCGATGGGAAGAGGTCTGATGCATTTCGCTCAGAACTCCCCCTGAAACCAGTGTTTGATGCGCTCCCACAGGCTTTCCCCACCCCGCCCCAGCGGCGTGCGGTGCCGCCCGTCGGCACGCGATCCATAGATCAGCAGCCCCACGCCGGTGGCGTAGATCTGGTTGCTGACCACTTCCGACAGGCCGGTCACGCCCTGGGGAGTCCCCAGGCGCACCGGCATGTGCAGAATCTCCTCGGCCAGTTCGACCACTCCTTCCATCTTCGCGCCGCCTCCGGTCAGAACCAGACCGGCCGGAATCATCGATTCGAAGCCGGACTGACGCAGCTGCTTGTGGACGTGGTCGAACAGTTCGCGATAGCGCGCCTCCACCACCTGGGCCAGGGTCTGGCGCTCGAGGCGGCGGGGGTCGCGATTGCCCACGCTGGGCACCTGGATGGTCTCGTCGCTCGACACCATCTGCTCCAGGGCGCAGGCGTACTTGATCTTGATTTCCTCGGCGTGCACGGTCGGCGTGCGCAGGGCCACGGCGATGTCATTGGTGACCAGGTCGCCGGCGATCGGGATGCAGGTCGTGTGGCGGATCGCGCCTTCGGTGAACACCGCCACGTCCGTCGTGCCCGCGCCGATATCGACCAGGGCGATGCCGAGATCGCGCTCGTCGTCGCTGAGCACGGCGTGGCTGGAAGCCAGCTGCTGCAGGATCAGATCGTCGACCTGCAGGCCGCAGCGGGCCACGCACTTGGTGACGTTCTGGACCGCACTGACCGCCGCCGTGACCAGATGCACGCGCGCCTCCAGGCGCACGCCCGACATGCCCACCGGCTGGCGGATGCCATCGGTGGAGTCGATGACGTATTCCTGCGGCAGCACGTGCAGGATGCGCTGATCGGCCGGCACGGCCACGGCACGGGCGGACTCGAGCACGCGCTCGACGTCGCCATCGACCACTTCCTTGTCGCGAATGGCCACCGCCCCGTGCGAGTTCAGCGAGCGCACGTGGCTACCGGCGATGCCGGCAAAGACCGAATGAATCTCGCAGTCGGCCATCAGCTCGGCCTCCTCGACCGCGCGCTGGATCGACTGCTCGGTGGATTCGATGTCCACCACGACGCCGCGCTTGAGGCCGCGCGAGGGGTGCGAGCCCAGGCCGATCACCTCGACCTGACCGTCGGCCTGGATCTCGCCGACGATGGCGACGATCTTGCTGGTGCCGATGTCCAGGCCGACGACCAGCGATTTCTCGGGGCGCTTAGCCATGCTGCTCGTCCTCCAGGGTCTCCGCGTGCTCGGCCCAGCGCACGGCCAGGCCATTGGTGTAGCGCAGGTCGACGCGTTCGGGCCGGCGCTCCGGCTCGGCCAGGTCGTCATGCACGGAAATGAAGCGGCTCAGACGCTCGCGCACCTGTTCACGCCCCAGCAGCAGCTCCAGGCCGGTGCCGAGACGAACGGTCCAGGCACCGCGCTCGTCGAGGTGCATCTGGCGGATATCCATGCCGATGCGACCGAGCTCGCGGCGCATCCACAGCCACTCCTGCAGCACGTCCTGGCGGCGATTCTCCGGCCCGCTCAGGCGAGCCAGGCCCTGCATGTTCTGGCTGCCGGTGACCGTGAACACTTCACCCCGGTCACTGAACAGGCTGGATTCGTTCCAGCGCGCGACGGGCTGATGCTCGCGGATATGAATCCGCAGGGCATCGGGCCAGTGGCGGCTGACCTCGGCCACCGCCACCCAGGGCAGGGCCTGGACCGACTCGCGGACCCGCTCCAGATCGGCCGAGAAGAATCCACGCGAGGCCGGCCCGGCGGCCGCCGCCCGGATCTGGCTGGCCGAGGTGCGCTGCAGCTCCCCCTCGACATCGAGCCAGTTGATCGGCCAGCGATCCGCGCCGATCAGACCCGAACGCAGCCACAGGGCGCCGAGCAGCACGCCGCCCAGCAGCACCAGGGTCGCCATCGTGGCCGGCCCGATCAGTCGTTCCGGCTGGTCGTCAGAATTCGCCATACCAGTTCCTCGAAATCGATTCCGGCGGCCTTCGCCGCCTTGGGCACCAGGGAGCTCTCGGTCATCCCCGGCGTCGTATTCACCTCCAGCAGCCACGGCTGCCCGTCGCCATCGAGCATCAGGTCGACGCGACCCCAGCCCGCCGCGCCGGTCACCGCAAAGGCTTCCATGCACAATTCGGCCAGCGAGCGCTCGCGCGCCTCATCCAGGCCACAGGGGCAGCGATAGCGGGTGTCGCCCGACTCGTACTTGGCCGCGTAGTCGTAGAACTTCCGGGTCGGCTCCAGGCCGATCAGCGGCAGCACCTCGCCATCGAGCACCGAGGCGGTGTATTCCTGGCCGACGATGCACTGCTCGACCAGAACGGTGTCGTCGAACTCCAGCGCCGCGGCGATCGCGCCCGGCAGTTCACCCGCCTCGTCGACCCGGCTCATGCCGATGCTCGAGCCCTCGTGCGCCGGCTTGACGAACAGGGGCAGGCCCAGGGCCTGGAGGATCGATTCGGCTGCCTCGACCTCGCGTGCCACCTGCCAGCGCGGCGTGGGCAGACCGCAGGCCGCCCAGACGCGCTTGGTCTGCAGCTTGTCCATGGTCAGCGCCGAGCCGAGCACGCCCGAGCCGGTGACCGGGATCCCGTAGAGGCGCAGCGCACCCTGCAGGGCGCCATCCTCGCCGCCGCGACCGTGCAGCAGGTTGAAGACTCGGTCGTAGTGGCCCGCCGCGACCTGCTCGAGCAGGCGACGCGGCCCATCGACGACGCTGAACTGCACACCCAGGCGCTCCAGCGCGCCGGCCACGGCCTGGCCACCGCGCAAGGAGACTTCGCGCTCGGCGCTGTCACCGCCGACGACCAGGGCGACGTGGCCCATGGATTGCGCGTCACGACGGGTCATGCACTCACCTCCTGTTGCGCCTTGCGCAGGCGCGCGGCCAGCTGGCCGACGTCGCCGGCGCCCATGACCAGCAGCAGATCACCGTCCCGGCAGATCTCGTCGAGGCGCTCGGGCACCTCATCGATGCCGGCGGCGCGCGCCAGCGGCAGTTCGTCACGCTCGAGCACGGCTCGGGCCAATGCGTCGCTGTCGATGCCGGCGATCGGCGCCTCGCCGGCCGGATACAGGTCCAGCAGGACCAGGGCGTCGGCCTCGGCCAGCACGCGGGCAAAGGCGTCGAACTGATCCCGGGTCCGCGTGTAGCGGTGCGGCTGGAAGGCGAGCACCAGACGACGATCCGGCCAGCCGGCGCGCGCGGCACGAAGCACGGCGTCCAGCTCGGTCGGGTGGTGTCCGTAGTCCTCGAAGGCCAGCACCTTGCCGCCACCGAATTCGAGTTCGCCGATGCGAGCGAAGCGCCGACCGATGCCGCCGAACGCCGCCAGGCCACGGGCGATGTCGGCGGCGTCGATGCCCAGCTCCCAGGCGACGGCCGCCGCACCGAGGGCATTGAGCACATTGTGTCGACCGGGCTGGACCAGGCTGACCGGCACGCCCTCTTCGGCACCCGGCAGCCAGAGCAGGAAGTCCATCCGCGGACCGGTCTGCGACAGGCCCGTGGCGCGCACATCGGCGCCCTCACCGAAGCCGTAGGTGACGACGTTCCGCCCGACCTGACCGACCAGCTCGGCCACGTGCGGGTCGTCGAGGCACATGACGGCCACACCGAAGAACGGCAGGTGGCCGAGAAATTCGAGAAAGGCGTGCTGCAGCACGTCGAAGCTGCCCTGGTAGGCGTCCAGGTGATCGCGATCGATGTTGGTGATCACCGAGATCACGGGCTGGAGCTTCAGGAAGGAACCGTCACTCTCGTCGGCCTCGGCGACCAGGTAGCGGCCCTCGCCCAGGCGGGCGCTGGAACCGAAGGCGTTGACCAGACCTCCGACGATGAAGGTCGGGTCGAGCCCGGCCTCGGCCAGGATGCTGGCGATCAGCGAAGTCGTGGTGGTCTTGCCATGCGTGCCCGCCACGGCGATG
Coding sequences:
- a CDS encoding 4'-phosphopantetheinyl transferase family protein; translation: MRRWQSVPLPLRRRALPRAGQVHLWLTDLDELPLEAGPSGLTRKERVLKRRIQQRFVLRLLLGSYLGLPGKDVQVIQSDRNDKPRLGGVHEDSGLSFNVSHSDRWLAIGLVRDQEVGVDIEAEREMRRAGDLARRYFSGPDCERIDQLDEPERSSCFLNQWTAREALVKAVGCGLAGSLGKIELDCEPTEIRQLPEDWPQAWQLLKPDWPAGLLGHLAIPTGQDLDLSCYWLQTSKG
- a CDS encoding Nudix family hydrolase codes for the protein MSSLPEPMARAEVLVAAAVIRDERGRMLLARRPEGKHLAGLWEFPGGKCEPGESPHQALVRELHEELGIEVDHSEPLLSLTHHYPGKTVRLLIRTVDAWHGEAHGREGQAVDWYSLTDARRLPMPAADRPMLQVLDLQPCFLRDPGFDAFDSGEAFLGDWQARLDAGQRFLELNADRVDPALLESVAGRCGELARRAGARWLLNGEPALAERLGADGVCLSSGVLNSLEARPLPHDRLVVVAVRTAAELEQAGEIDADLICLPVEAGWGDFEARVAQSPLPVLASECEDLETARSHGAFGVARVWKAEP
- the secA gene encoding preprotein translocase subunit SecA; its protein translation is MFKTLITKIVGSRNDRLIKRLEKDVEAINALEAEFKELSDDALKAKTEEFRQRHRDGASLDDLLPEAFAVAREASVRTLGLRHYDVQLIGGMVLHQGKIAEMKTGEGKTLMATLAVYLNTIADKGVHVVTVNDYLARRDAEWMTPLYEALGLTVGVSVPGMTPAAKRAAYAADVTYGTNNEFGFDYLRDNMAFKLEQRVQRGRFFAIVDEVDSILIDEARTPLIISGPADEGPEVYVKMNKIVPHLVPQTEEDGPGDFSVDEKVKQVYLTEDGMAKVEDLLVKAGMLKEDDSLYHANNLALMHTLNASLRAHHLFARDVDYIVRDGEVVIVDEFTGRTLPGRRWSEGLHQAVEAKENVPIQRENQTLASITFQNYFRLYEKLAGMTGTADTEAYEFQNIYNLEVVVIPTHRPMVRDDRADLVFLTKAEKYDAIIEDIRERVAKGQPVLVGTTSIETSELISKALKKAKVPHEVLNAKQHEREAHIVAQAGRPGAVTIATNMAGRGTDIVLGGNFEAELAEMGENVSEADRAKAKEAWVKRHQEVLDAGGLHIIGTERHESRRIDNQLRGRSGRQGDPGSSRFYLSLEDNLMRIFASERMGAMMQKLGMDKGEAIEHPWVTRAIENAQRKVESHNFDMRKNLLEYDDVANDQRRVIYSQRDELMEADDISETIESIRAEVFDGLFARFFPPGSIDDMWDPEGLEKALEGDFGIDVPVRRWVEEDDELTAEELHERMMEIVEAHYQAKEEMTGPEVMRQFEKAVMLSILDQQWKEHLASMDYLRRGISLRSFAQKKPQQEYKREGFEMFTEMLDSMKHEVMKVLARVQVKGQDDVSAVDAQRRETPMQFQHADAQGGSPQPQRAPDGQPQPQLKPDTVVRDGRKVGRNEPCPCGSGKKYKQCHGKLG
- a CDS encoding DciA family protein — its product is MKDRPERSAVEVASGDRRLSALLRAAQAYESLDQRVQPVLSPMCRGHVRVACVEDGCLVLAAESPTWAARARLEAENCLDAARQIWPRPIDSVRVVVLRPAA
- the lpxC gene encoding UDP-3-O-acyl-N-acetylglucosamine deacetylase encodes the protein MIKQRTLKNVIRATGVGMHTGEKVVMTLRPAPVNAGIIFRRVDLDPVVEIKADPHKVGDTALSTTMIQDGVRVATIEHLMSALAGLGIDNIYVDLTASEVPIMDGSAGPFAFLIQSAGIAEQSAPKRFLRVRKTIEVSDGDKWVRFEPFDGFRVNFTIDFDHPVIRSGSCHCDMDFSTTSYLKEIARARTFGFMRDIEYLRQRNLVLGGSLDNAVVLDDYRVLNENGLRYEDEFVKHKVLDAIGDLYLMGRNPIGTFTGYKSGHELNNQLLRTLLADASAWEEVTYQDDGRAPISYVQPAQAI
- the ftsZ gene encoding cell division protein FtsZ codes for the protein MPFELIENYTPGATIKVVGIGGGGGNAVNQMVESAIEGVEFICVNTDAQALRNFSGKSTLQIGSGVTKGLGAGANPEVGRQAALEDRERVSEMLSGSDMVFITAGMGGGTGTGAAPVVAQIAKDMGILTVAVVTKPFPFEGQRRLAVAQQGIDELGHHVDSLITIPNAKLLSVLGSEISLLNAFKSANQVLSGAVQGIAELITRPGLINVDFADVRTVMSEMGMAMMGSGTASGEDRALLAAQSAIGSPLLEDVNLNGACGILVNVTAGMNMTMKEFEEVGTTIADLASEDATVVIGTVIDSEMTDDIRVTVVATGLGEQKPKEQQRPMKVVRTGTDNRPAFRATEDSESRNERKDDRRESGKLFGEQKEMDYLDIPAFLRNQAD
- the ftsA gene encoding cell division protein FtsA translates to MAKRPEKSLVVGLDIGTSKIVAIVGEIQADGQVEVIGLGSHPSRGLKRGVVVDIESTEQSIQRAVEEAELMADCEIHSVFAGIAGSHVRSLNSHGAVAIRDKEVVDGDVERVLESARAVAVPADQRILHVLPQEYVIDSTDGIRQPVGMSGVRLEARVHLVTAAVSAVQNVTKCVARCGLQVDDLILQQLASSHAVLSDDERDLGIALVDIGAGTTDVAVFTEGAIRHTTCIPIAGDLVTNDIAVALRTPTVHAEEIKIKYACALEQMVSSDETIQVPSVGNRDPRRLERQTLAQVVEARYRELFDHVHKQLRQSGFESMIPAGLVLTGGGAKMEGVVELAEEILHMPVRLGTPQGVTGLSEVVSNQIYATGVGLLIYGSRADGRHRTPLGRGGESLWERIKHWFQGEF
- a CDS encoding cell division protein FtsQ/DivIB; this translates as MANSDDQPERLIGPATMATLVLLGGVLLGALWLRSGLIGADRWPINWLDVEGELQRTSASQIRAAAAGPASRGFFSADLERVRESVQALPWVAVAEVSRHWPDALRIHIREHQPVARWNESSLFSDRGEVFTVTGSQNMQGLARLSGPENRRQDVLQEWLWMRRELGRIGMDIRQMHLDERGAWTVRLGTGLELLLGREQVRERLSRFISVHDDLAEPERRPERVDLRYTNGLAVRWAEHAETLEDEQHG
- a CDS encoding D-alanine--D-alanine ligase — its product is MTRRDAQSMGHVALVVGGDSAEREVSLRGGQAVAGALERLGVQFSVVDGPRRLLEQVAAGHYDRVFNLLHGRGGEDGALQGALRLYGIPVTGSGVLGSALTMDKLQTKRVWAACGLPTPRWQVAREVEAAESILQALGLPLFVKPAHEGSSIGMSRVDEAGELPGAIAAALEFDDTVLVEQCIVGQEYTASVLDGEVLPLIGLEPTRKFYDYAAKYESGDTRYRCPCGLDEARERSLAELCMEAFAVTGAAGWGRVDLMLDGDGQPWLLEVNTTPGMTESSLVPKAAKAAGIDFEELVWRILTTSRND
- the murC gene encoding UDP-N-acetylmuramate--L-alanine ligase, with translation MSRAGRPAPNLMHRVRRIHFVGIGGAGMSGIAEVLINLGFEVSGSDLHESETVARLRQRGAEIRIGHRAENQDGSDVVVVSGAVPEHNPEIQAARERRIPVVARAEMLGELMRFRQGIAVAGTHGKTTTTSLIASILAEAGLDPTFIVGGLVNAFGSSARLGEGRYLVAEADESDGSFLKLQPVISVITNIDRDHLDAYQGSFDVLQHAFLEFLGHLPFFGVAVMCLDDPHVAELVGQVGRNVVTYGFGEGADVRATGLSQTGPRMDFLLWLPGAEEGVPVSLVQPGRHNVLNALGAAAVAWELGIDAADIARGLAAFGGIGRRFARIGELEFGGGKVLAFEDYGHHPTELDAVLRAARAGWPDRRLVLAFQPHRYTRTRDQFDAFARVLAEADALVLLDLYPAGEAPIAGIDSDALARAVLERDELPLARAAGIDEVPERLDEICRDGDLLLVMGAGDVGQLAARLRKAQQEVSA